In Paralichthys olivaceus isolate ysfri-2021 chromosome 13, ASM2471397v2, whole genome shotgun sequence, the following are encoded in one genomic region:
- the selenbp1 gene encoding methanethiol oxidase isoform X2 encodes MASCSGCGPGYRSPLDAMKGPREQIVYLPCIYRNTDILKPDYLATVDIDPKSATYCQVIHRLPMPNLRDELHHSGWNACSSCFGDVSKTRNRLILPSLISSRIYVVDVGSNPRAPQLHKMVEPVDLFWKCNLANPHTSHCLGNGQIMISCMGDPSGNGKGGFVLLDGETFEVVGNWEQPDEAVPFGYDFWYQPRHNVMISTEWGAPKALADGFNPTHVQEGHYGSSIHVWDWTTHRKLQTLNLGEEGAIPLEVRFLHDPDATEGYVGCALQSNVFRFYKAPDGQWAAEKVISVPSKKVEGWKLPEMPGLITDILISLDDRFLYFSNWLHGDIRQYDITDRKNPRLVGQVFLGGSIVSDGPVRVREDPENQPQPRPRIIQGRRVSGGPQMLQLSLDGRRLYVTTSLFSSWDKQFYPDLIKDGSVMMQIDVNSVSGGLTLNENFLVDFGKEPGGPVLAHELRYPGGDCTSDIWV; translated from the exons ATGG CAAGCTGTTCAGGATGTGGACCAGGATACCGCAGCCCGCTGGATGCCATGAAGG GTCCTCGGGAGCAGATTGTCTACCTTCCGTGTATCTACCGAAACACTGACATCCTGAAACCAGATTACCTGGCAACGGTCGACATCGACCCAAAGTCTGCCACCTACTGTCAG GTGATCCATCGGCTGCCAATGCCGAACCTTCGAGACGAGCTACATCACTCCGGCTGGAacgcctgcagcagctgcttcgGAGACGTCTCCAAGACCCGAAACCGTCTGATTCTGCCGTCGCTCATCTCCTCCAGGATCTACGTGGTCGACGTCGGGTCGAATCCCAGAGCACCGCAGTTGCACAAG ATGGTCGAACCCGTGGATCTGTTCTGGAAATGTAACCTGGCGAATCCTCACACATCTCATTGTCTGGGTAACGGTCAGATCATGATAAGCTGCATGGGAGATCCGTCCGGGAACGGcaaag GTGGATTCGTTCTGCTGGATGGTGAAACGTTTGAGGTGGTCGGGAATTGGGAGCAACCAGACGAAGCAGTGCCCTTTGGGTACGACTTCTGGTACCAACCTCGACACAACGTCATGATCAGCACTGAATGGGGCGCACCTAAAGCTCTGGCCGATGGTTTTAATCCGACCCACGTCCAGGAAG GTCACTACGGCAGCTCCATCCATGTTTGGGACTGGACCACCCACAGGAAGCTGCAGACTCTCAATCTGGGTGAAGAGGGCGCTATTCCTCTCGAGGTCCGATTCCTCCACGACCCCGACGCCACCGAGGGCTACGTGGGCTGTGCTCTACAATCAAATGTCTTCAGATTCTACAAAGCTCCA GACGGTCAATGGGCCGCAGAGAAGGTGATCAGTGTCCCCAGCAAGAAGGTGGAGGGATGGAAGCTGCCAGAGATGCCTG GTCTGATCACAGACATCCTGATCTCATTGGACGACCGTTTCCTCTACTTCAGTAATTGGCTGCACGGTGACATCAGACAGTATGACATCACAGACAGGAAGAACCCCCGATTGGTTGGCCAG GTGTTTCTAGGAGGAAGTATTGTCAGTGACGGACCAGTCAGGGTCCGGGAGGACCCCGAAAACCAGCCGCAGCCCCGCCCACGCATCATTCag gggAGGCGTGTCTCTGGAGGTCCTCAGATGTTGCAGTTGAGTTTGGACGGTCGGAGACTGTACGTGACGACATCTCTGTTCAGCAGCTGGGACAAACAGTTCTACCCCGACCTCATCAA AGACGGCTCGGTGATGATGCAGATCGATGTGAACTCTGTCAGCGGAGGTTTGACCCTGAACGAGAACTTCCTAGTGGATTTTGGTAAAGAACCCGGCGGTCCGGTTCTCGCCCATGAGCTGAGGTATCCAGGAGGAGACTGCACGTCCGACATCTGGGTGTGA
- the selenbp1 gene encoding methanethiol oxidase isoform X1, whose amino-acid sequence MKGPREQIVYLPCIYRNTDILKPDYLATVDIDPKSATYCQVIHRLPMPNLRDELHHSGWNACSSCFGDVSKTRNRLILPSLISSRIYVVDVGSNPRAPQLHKMVEPVDLFWKCNLANPHTSHCLGNGQIMISCMGDPSGNGKGGFVLLDGETFEVVGNWEQPDEAVPFGYDFWYQPRHNVMISTEWGAPKALADGFNPTHVQEGHYGSSIHVWDWTTHRKLQTLNLGEEGAIPLEVRFLHDPDATEGYVGCALQSNVFRFYKAPDGQWAAEKVISVPSKKVEGWKLPEMPGLITDILISLDDRFLYFSNWLHGDIRQYDITDRKNPRLVGQVFLGGSIVSDGPVRVREDPENQPQPRPRIIQGRRVSGGPQMLQLSLDGRRLYVTTSLFSSWDKQFYPDLIKDGSVMMQIDVNSVSGGLTLNENFLVDFGKEPGGPVLAHELRYPGGDCTSDIWV is encoded by the exons ATGAAGG GTCCTCGGGAGCAGATTGTCTACCTTCCGTGTATCTACCGAAACACTGACATCCTGAAACCAGATTACCTGGCAACGGTCGACATCGACCCAAAGTCTGCCACCTACTGTCAG GTGATCCATCGGCTGCCAATGCCGAACCTTCGAGACGAGCTACATCACTCCGGCTGGAacgcctgcagcagctgcttcgGAGACGTCTCCAAGACCCGAAACCGTCTGATTCTGCCGTCGCTCATCTCCTCCAGGATCTACGTGGTCGACGTCGGGTCGAATCCCAGAGCACCGCAGTTGCACAAG ATGGTCGAACCCGTGGATCTGTTCTGGAAATGTAACCTGGCGAATCCTCACACATCTCATTGTCTGGGTAACGGTCAGATCATGATAAGCTGCATGGGAGATCCGTCCGGGAACGGcaaag GTGGATTCGTTCTGCTGGATGGTGAAACGTTTGAGGTGGTCGGGAATTGGGAGCAACCAGACGAAGCAGTGCCCTTTGGGTACGACTTCTGGTACCAACCTCGACACAACGTCATGATCAGCACTGAATGGGGCGCACCTAAAGCTCTGGCCGATGGTTTTAATCCGACCCACGTCCAGGAAG GTCACTACGGCAGCTCCATCCATGTTTGGGACTGGACCACCCACAGGAAGCTGCAGACTCTCAATCTGGGTGAAGAGGGCGCTATTCCTCTCGAGGTCCGATTCCTCCACGACCCCGACGCCACCGAGGGCTACGTGGGCTGTGCTCTACAATCAAATGTCTTCAGATTCTACAAAGCTCCA GACGGTCAATGGGCCGCAGAGAAGGTGATCAGTGTCCCCAGCAAGAAGGTGGAGGGATGGAAGCTGCCAGAGATGCCTG GTCTGATCACAGACATCCTGATCTCATTGGACGACCGTTTCCTCTACTTCAGTAATTGGCTGCACGGTGACATCAGACAGTATGACATCACAGACAGGAAGAACCCCCGATTGGTTGGCCAG GTGTTTCTAGGAGGAAGTATTGTCAGTGACGGACCAGTCAGGGTCCGGGAGGACCCCGAAAACCAGCCGCAGCCCCGCCCACGCATCATTCag gggAGGCGTGTCTCTGGAGGTCCTCAGATGTTGCAGTTGAGTTTGGACGGTCGGAGACTGTACGTGACGACATCTCTGTTCAGCAGCTGGGACAAACAGTTCTACCCCGACCTCATCAA AGACGGCTCGGTGATGATGCAGATCGATGTGAACTCTGTCAGCGGAGGTTTGACCCTGAACGAGAACTTCCTAGTGGATTTTGGTAAAGAACCCGGCGGTCCGGTTCTCGCCCATGAGCTGAGGTATCCAGGAGGAGACTGCACGTCCGACATCTGGGTGTGA
- the pi4kb gene encoding phosphatidylinositol 4-kinase beta isoform X2: MDDTESEPSSAPSEQNSPSLSVSSSLSLPSTPSSSCAPPQALTPPLGVISEGAGELTLVIDAEVAQQACREVLQKVKLQQVEGDVTDLQNGPDPPCPPAALTAAVKPTKIREEEDDPEGPAPGSVKSARRRQRHNPSKQSWLLRLFESKLFDVSMAISYLHNSKEPGVQAYIGNRLFSFPHEEVDFFLPQLLNMYIHMDEDVGDAIKPYVVHRCRQSISFSLQCAWLLGAYSSDMHISTQRHSRGTKLRKLILSDELKPAGARARREPLTLTPFCPITSPTAGPGPLGGDHGLSPSKRTHQRSKSDATVSISLSSNLKRTASNPKVESSQDEPVRLAPQREFIKSLMGIGKRLATLPTKEQKTQRLISELSLLNHKLPARVWLPTAAFDHHVVRVPHTQAVVLNSKDKAPYLIYVEVLECENFETSSVPIRIPENRIRSTRSVENLPDCGMSAEQRAGSFSVVPNYDNDDEAWSVDDIGELQVELPEVHTSSCDNISQFSVDSITSLESKEPVFIAAGDIRRRLSEQLAQAPTTFKRDPEDPSAVALKEPWEEKVRRIREGSPYGHLPNWRLLSVIVKCGDDLRQELLAFQVLQQLKSIWEQERVPLWIKPYKILVLSSDSGMIEPVMNAVSLHQVKKQSQLSLLDYFLQEHGAPTTEAFLSAQRNFVQSCAGYSLICYLLQVKDRHNGNILLDAEGHIIHIDFGFILSSSPKNLGFETSAFKLTAEFVDVMGGPEGDMFNYYKMLMLQGLIGARKHMDRVLQIVEIMQQGTQLPCFHGSSTMRGLKERFHMSLTEEQLQLLIDQLVDGSMRSLTTKLYDGFQYLTNGIM, translated from the exons ATGGACGACACAGAGTCAGAGCCTTCCTCCGCCCCCTCCGAGCAGAAcagcccctccctctctgtctcgtcctccctctctctcccctccacgCCCTCGTCATCGTGCGCCCCCCCCCAGGCCCTCACCCCTCCCCTGGGTGTGATCAGTGAGGGGGCAGGGGAGCTCACCCTGGTCATCGACGCCGAGGTGGCTCAGCAGGCGTGTCGTGAGGTGCTGCAgaaggtgaagctgcagcaggtggagggCGATGTCACAGACCTGCAGAACGGTCCAGATCCCCCCTGCCCCCCCGCAGCCCTGACAGCTGCCGTGAAACCGACGAAGATCCGCGAGGAAGAGGACGACCCAGAAGGCCCGGCCCCCGGCTCAGTGAAAAGCGCCCGGCGGCGGCAGAGACACAATCCCTCCAAACAGTCGTGGCTGCTCCGCCTGTTTGAGTCAAAGCTGTTTGATGTTTCCATGGCGATATCTTACCTGCACAACTCGAAGGAGCCTGGCGTCCAGGCGTACATCGGGAACCGGCTCTTCAGCTTCCCCCACGAGGAGGTCGACTTCTTCCTGCCGCAGCTGCTCAACATGTACATCCACATGGACGAGGACGTCGGGGACGCCATCAAGCCATACGTG GTTCATCGCTGCAGACAGAGCATCTCCTTCAGTCTTCAGTGTGCCTGGCTTCTTGGAGCGTACTCCTCCGACATGCACATCTCCACTCAGCGTCACTCCAGAGGAACCAAACTGAGGAAACTCATCCTGTCCGATGAACTCAAACCTGCGGGGGCTCGAGCTCGCAGGGAACCCCTGACTCTGACACCTTTCTGTCCCATAACGTCTCCCACCGCTGGCCCCGGGCCCCTTGGAGGAGACCACGGCCTGTCGCCCTCCAAACGAACTCACCAGCGCTCCAAGTCAGATGCCACAGTCAGCATCAGCCTGAGCAGCAACCTGAAGAGGACAGCCAGTAACCCAAAGGTGGAGAGCAGCCAGGACGAG ccgGTGCGTCTGGCTCCTCAGAGGGAGTTCATTAAGTCTCTCATGGGGATTGGGAAACGTTTGGCGACGCTGCCGACCAAAGAGCAAAAGACTCAGCGACTGATCTCCGAGCTGTCCCTGCTCAACCACAAGCTGCCAGCTCGAGTGTGGCTGCCCACTGCCGCCTTTGATCACCACGTGGTCCGAGTGCCGCACACACAGGCCGTGGTTCTGAACTCCAAAGACAAG GCACCATACCTGATCTATGTGGAGGTTCTGGAGTGTGAGAACTTTGAGACGTCCAGTGTTCCGATCCGGATCCCGGAGAACCGGATCAGGAGCACACGTTCCGTGGAGAATCTGCCGGACTGCGGCATGTCGGCGGAGCAGAGAGCCGGCAGCTTCTCCGTGGTCCCAAATTACGACAATGACGACGAGGCCTGGTCTGTCGATGACATCGGGGAGCTGCAGGTGGAG CTTCCAGAGGTTCACACCAGCAGCTGTGACAACATCAGTCAGTTCTCTGTCGACAGTATCACCAGTCTGGAGAGTAAAGAGCCTGTGTTCATCGCCGCTGGAGACATCAG gCGCCGTCTCTCGGAGCAGCTGGCTCAGGCCCCCACCACCTTTAAACGGGACCCGGAAGACCCGTCGGCTGTGGCCCTGAAGGAGCCGTGGGAAGAGAAGGTCCG GAGGATCAGAGAAGGATCTCCGTATGGACACCTCCCAAACTGGAGGCTTCTGTCTGTTATTGTCAAATGTGGGGACGACCTGAGGCAGGAGCTGCTCGCCTTtcaggtgctgcagcagctcaag TCGATCTGGGAACAGGAGCGTGTTCCCCTCTGGATAAAGCCCTACAAGATCCTGGTGTTGTCCTCAGACAGCGGGATGATCGAGCCTGTGATGAACGCTGTGTCGCTCCACCAGGTGAAGAAGCAGAGCCAGCTGTCTCTGCTCGACTACTTCCTGCAGGAACATGGAGCTCCGACCACCGAGGCCTTCCTGTCCGCTCAGAGGAACTTTGTACAGAGCTGTGCTGGGTACAGCCTCATCTGTTACCTGCTGCAGGTCAAAGACAG GCACAACGGAAACATCCTCTTGGATGCTGAAGGTCACATCATCCACATTGACTTCGGCTTCATCCTCTCCAGCTCACCCAAAAACCTTGGCTTCGAAACGTCCGCCTTCAAACTCACAGCTGAGTTCGTGGAT GTGATGGGGGGTCCAGAAGGAGACATGTTCAACTACTACaagatgttgatgcttcagGGTTTGATCGGAGCCAGAAAACACATGGACAGAGTTCTGCAGATTGTGGAGATCATGCagcaag GGACTCAGCTGCCGTGTTTCCACGGTTCCAGCACCATGCGAGGTCTGAAGGAACGTTTCCACATGAGTCTGAcggaggagcagctgcagctgctgattgaTCAGCTGGTCGACGGGTCCATGAGGTCACTCACCACCAAACTGTACGACGGCTTCCAGTACCTCACCAACGGCATCATGTGA
- the pi4kb gene encoding phosphatidylinositol 4-kinase beta isoform X1, which produces MDDTESEPSSAPSEQNSPSLSVSSSLSLPSTPSSSCAPPQALTPPLGVISEGAGELTLVIDAEVAQQACREVLQKVKLQQVEGDVTDLQNGPDPPCPPAALTAAVKPTKIREEEDDPEGPAPGSVKSARRRQRHNPSKQSWLLRLFESKLFDVSMAISYLHNSKEPGVQAYIGNRLFSFPHEEVDFFLPQLLNMYIHMDEDVGDAIKPYVVHRCRQSISFSLQCAWLLGAYSSDMHISTQRHSRGTKLRKLILSDELKPAGARARREPLTLTPFCPITSPTAGPGPLGGDHGLSPSKRTHQRSKSDATVSISLSSNLKRTASNPKVESSQDEDSSCSSDSLEFEAGPPVRLAPQREFIKSLMGIGKRLATLPTKEQKTQRLISELSLLNHKLPARVWLPTAAFDHHVVRVPHTQAVVLNSKDKAPYLIYVEVLECENFETSSVPIRIPENRIRSTRSVENLPDCGMSAEQRAGSFSVVPNYDNDDEAWSVDDIGELQVELPEVHTSSCDNISQFSVDSITSLESKEPVFIAAGDIRRRLSEQLAQAPTTFKRDPEDPSAVALKEPWEEKVRRIREGSPYGHLPNWRLLSVIVKCGDDLRQELLAFQVLQQLKSIWEQERVPLWIKPYKILVLSSDSGMIEPVMNAVSLHQVKKQSQLSLLDYFLQEHGAPTTEAFLSAQRNFVQSCAGYSLICYLLQVKDRHNGNILLDAEGHIIHIDFGFILSSSPKNLGFETSAFKLTAEFVDVMGGPEGDMFNYYKMLMLQGLIGARKHMDRVLQIVEIMQQGTQLPCFHGSSTMRGLKERFHMSLTEEQLQLLIDQLVDGSMRSLTTKLYDGFQYLTNGIM; this is translated from the exons ATGGACGACACAGAGTCAGAGCCTTCCTCCGCCCCCTCCGAGCAGAAcagcccctccctctctgtctcgtcctccctctctctcccctccacgCCCTCGTCATCGTGCGCCCCCCCCCAGGCCCTCACCCCTCCCCTGGGTGTGATCAGTGAGGGGGCAGGGGAGCTCACCCTGGTCATCGACGCCGAGGTGGCTCAGCAGGCGTGTCGTGAGGTGCTGCAgaaggtgaagctgcagcaggtggagggCGATGTCACAGACCTGCAGAACGGTCCAGATCCCCCCTGCCCCCCCGCAGCCCTGACAGCTGCCGTGAAACCGACGAAGATCCGCGAGGAAGAGGACGACCCAGAAGGCCCGGCCCCCGGCTCAGTGAAAAGCGCCCGGCGGCGGCAGAGACACAATCCCTCCAAACAGTCGTGGCTGCTCCGCCTGTTTGAGTCAAAGCTGTTTGATGTTTCCATGGCGATATCTTACCTGCACAACTCGAAGGAGCCTGGCGTCCAGGCGTACATCGGGAACCGGCTCTTCAGCTTCCCCCACGAGGAGGTCGACTTCTTCCTGCCGCAGCTGCTCAACATGTACATCCACATGGACGAGGACGTCGGGGACGCCATCAAGCCATACGTG GTTCATCGCTGCAGACAGAGCATCTCCTTCAGTCTTCAGTGTGCCTGGCTTCTTGGAGCGTACTCCTCCGACATGCACATCTCCACTCAGCGTCACTCCAGAGGAACCAAACTGAGGAAACTCATCCTGTCCGATGAACTCAAACCTGCGGGGGCTCGAGCTCGCAGGGAACCCCTGACTCTGACACCTTTCTGTCCCATAACGTCTCCCACCGCTGGCCCCGGGCCCCTTGGAGGAGACCACGGCCTGTCGCCCTCCAAACGAACTCACCAGCGCTCCAAGTCAGATGCCACAGTCAGCATCAGCCTGAGCAGCAACCTGAAGAGGACAGCCAGTAACCCAAAGGTGGAGAGCAGCCAGGACGAG gacagcagctgcagctcagacagtCTGGAGTTTGAGGCTGGTCCC ccgGTGCGTCTGGCTCCTCAGAGGGAGTTCATTAAGTCTCTCATGGGGATTGGGAAACGTTTGGCGACGCTGCCGACCAAAGAGCAAAAGACTCAGCGACTGATCTCCGAGCTGTCCCTGCTCAACCACAAGCTGCCAGCTCGAGTGTGGCTGCCCACTGCCGCCTTTGATCACCACGTGGTCCGAGTGCCGCACACACAGGCCGTGGTTCTGAACTCCAAAGACAAG GCACCATACCTGATCTATGTGGAGGTTCTGGAGTGTGAGAACTTTGAGACGTCCAGTGTTCCGATCCGGATCCCGGAGAACCGGATCAGGAGCACACGTTCCGTGGAGAATCTGCCGGACTGCGGCATGTCGGCGGAGCAGAGAGCCGGCAGCTTCTCCGTGGTCCCAAATTACGACAATGACGACGAGGCCTGGTCTGTCGATGACATCGGGGAGCTGCAGGTGGAG CTTCCAGAGGTTCACACCAGCAGCTGTGACAACATCAGTCAGTTCTCTGTCGACAGTATCACCAGTCTGGAGAGTAAAGAGCCTGTGTTCATCGCCGCTGGAGACATCAG gCGCCGTCTCTCGGAGCAGCTGGCTCAGGCCCCCACCACCTTTAAACGGGACCCGGAAGACCCGTCGGCTGTGGCCCTGAAGGAGCCGTGGGAAGAGAAGGTCCG GAGGATCAGAGAAGGATCTCCGTATGGACACCTCCCAAACTGGAGGCTTCTGTCTGTTATTGTCAAATGTGGGGACGACCTGAGGCAGGAGCTGCTCGCCTTtcaggtgctgcagcagctcaag TCGATCTGGGAACAGGAGCGTGTTCCCCTCTGGATAAAGCCCTACAAGATCCTGGTGTTGTCCTCAGACAGCGGGATGATCGAGCCTGTGATGAACGCTGTGTCGCTCCACCAGGTGAAGAAGCAGAGCCAGCTGTCTCTGCTCGACTACTTCCTGCAGGAACATGGAGCTCCGACCACCGAGGCCTTCCTGTCCGCTCAGAGGAACTTTGTACAGAGCTGTGCTGGGTACAGCCTCATCTGTTACCTGCTGCAGGTCAAAGACAG GCACAACGGAAACATCCTCTTGGATGCTGAAGGTCACATCATCCACATTGACTTCGGCTTCATCCTCTCCAGCTCACCCAAAAACCTTGGCTTCGAAACGTCCGCCTTCAAACTCACAGCTGAGTTCGTGGAT GTGATGGGGGGTCCAGAAGGAGACATGTTCAACTACTACaagatgttgatgcttcagGGTTTGATCGGAGCCAGAAAACACATGGACAGAGTTCTGCAGATTGTGGAGATCATGCagcaag GGACTCAGCTGCCGTGTTTCCACGGTTCCAGCACCATGCGAGGTCTGAAGGAACGTTTCCACATGAGTCTGAcggaggagcagctgcagctgctgattgaTCAGCTGGTCGACGGGTCCATGAGGTCACTCACCACCAAACTGTACGACGGCTTCCAGTACCTCACCAACGGCATCATGTGA
- the pi4kb gene encoding phosphatidylinositol 4-kinase beta isoform X3, producing the protein MHISTQRHSRGTKLRKLILSDELKPAGARARREPLTLTPFCPITSPTAGPGPLGGDHGLSPSKRTHQRSKSDATVSISLSSNLKRTASNPKVESSQDEDSSCSSDSLEFEAGPPVRLAPQREFIKSLMGIGKRLATLPTKEQKTQRLISELSLLNHKLPARVWLPTAAFDHHVVRVPHTQAVVLNSKDKAPYLIYVEVLECENFETSSVPIRIPENRIRSTRSVENLPDCGMSAEQRAGSFSVVPNYDNDDEAWSVDDIGELQVELPEVHTSSCDNISQFSVDSITSLESKEPVFIAAGDIRRRLSEQLAQAPTTFKRDPEDPSAVALKEPWEEKVRRIREGSPYGHLPNWRLLSVIVKCGDDLRQELLAFQVLQQLKSIWEQERVPLWIKPYKILVLSSDSGMIEPVMNAVSLHQVKKQSQLSLLDYFLQEHGAPTTEAFLSAQRNFVQSCAGYSLICYLLQVKDRHNGNILLDAEGHIIHIDFGFILSSSPKNLGFETSAFKLTAEFVDVMGGPEGDMFNYYKMLMLQGLIGARKHMDRVLQIVEIMQQGTQLPCFHGSSTMRGLKERFHMSLTEEQLQLLIDQLVDGSMRSLTTKLYDGFQYLTNGIM; encoded by the exons ATGCACATCTCCACTCAGCGTCACTCCAGAGGAACCAAACTGAGGAAACTCATCCTGTCCGATGAACTCAAACCTGCGGGGGCTCGAGCTCGCAGGGAACCCCTGACTCTGACACCTTTCTGTCCCATAACGTCTCCCACCGCTGGCCCCGGGCCCCTTGGAGGAGACCACGGCCTGTCGCCCTCCAAACGAACTCACCAGCGCTCCAAGTCAGATGCCACAGTCAGCATCAGCCTGAGCAGCAACCTGAAGAGGACAGCCAGTAACCCAAAGGTGGAGAGCAGCCAGGACGAG gacagcagctgcagctcagacagtCTGGAGTTTGAGGCTGGTCCC ccgGTGCGTCTGGCTCCTCAGAGGGAGTTCATTAAGTCTCTCATGGGGATTGGGAAACGTTTGGCGACGCTGCCGACCAAAGAGCAAAAGACTCAGCGACTGATCTCCGAGCTGTCCCTGCTCAACCACAAGCTGCCAGCTCGAGTGTGGCTGCCCACTGCCGCCTTTGATCACCACGTGGTCCGAGTGCCGCACACACAGGCCGTGGTTCTGAACTCCAAAGACAAG GCACCATACCTGATCTATGTGGAGGTTCTGGAGTGTGAGAACTTTGAGACGTCCAGTGTTCCGATCCGGATCCCGGAGAACCGGATCAGGAGCACACGTTCCGTGGAGAATCTGCCGGACTGCGGCATGTCGGCGGAGCAGAGAGCCGGCAGCTTCTCCGTGGTCCCAAATTACGACAATGACGACGAGGCCTGGTCTGTCGATGACATCGGGGAGCTGCAGGTGGAG CTTCCAGAGGTTCACACCAGCAGCTGTGACAACATCAGTCAGTTCTCTGTCGACAGTATCACCAGTCTGGAGAGTAAAGAGCCTGTGTTCATCGCCGCTGGAGACATCAG gCGCCGTCTCTCGGAGCAGCTGGCTCAGGCCCCCACCACCTTTAAACGGGACCCGGAAGACCCGTCGGCTGTGGCCCTGAAGGAGCCGTGGGAAGAGAAGGTCCG GAGGATCAGAGAAGGATCTCCGTATGGACACCTCCCAAACTGGAGGCTTCTGTCTGTTATTGTCAAATGTGGGGACGACCTGAGGCAGGAGCTGCTCGCCTTtcaggtgctgcagcagctcaag TCGATCTGGGAACAGGAGCGTGTTCCCCTCTGGATAAAGCCCTACAAGATCCTGGTGTTGTCCTCAGACAGCGGGATGATCGAGCCTGTGATGAACGCTGTGTCGCTCCACCAGGTGAAGAAGCAGAGCCAGCTGTCTCTGCTCGACTACTTCCTGCAGGAACATGGAGCTCCGACCACCGAGGCCTTCCTGTCCGCTCAGAGGAACTTTGTACAGAGCTGTGCTGGGTACAGCCTCATCTGTTACCTGCTGCAGGTCAAAGACAG GCACAACGGAAACATCCTCTTGGATGCTGAAGGTCACATCATCCACATTGACTTCGGCTTCATCCTCTCCAGCTCACCCAAAAACCTTGGCTTCGAAACGTCCGCCTTCAAACTCACAGCTGAGTTCGTGGAT GTGATGGGGGGTCCAGAAGGAGACATGTTCAACTACTACaagatgttgatgcttcagGGTTTGATCGGAGCCAGAAAACACATGGACAGAGTTCTGCAGATTGTGGAGATCATGCagcaag GGACTCAGCTGCCGTGTTTCCACGGTTCCAGCACCATGCGAGGTCTGAAGGAACGTTTCCACATGAGTCTGAcggaggagcagctgcagctgctgattgaTCAGCTGGTCGACGGGTCCATGAGGTCACTCACCACCAAACTGTACGACGGCTTCCAGTACCTCACCAACGGCATCATGTGA